One Gadus macrocephalus chromosome 17, ASM3116895v1 genomic window, attaggcagattttcgaaacggcttgtaaggctaatcacactcacacctggtggtataataagtcccctttaatctTAAAACACATACTCATGCATGGACGTGGACAGATATAAACGTTGCATTTGCATCATACAAACTATAAAACATACAGTGAGTAATatcaataaagaaataaaaaaatggagaaatagagagaagCATGCCTGTCATGCAGGAAGAGAGTCCAGCAGCCGGTACCTTGGTGTGTGTTagctggtggtgttagtggcCTGTGGGCGTGTCTAGTAGCAGTGGTTAGTCGTAGTCCTTATAAGGGCACGGAAGGCGGGACTCCCTCCTCCTGCGTTACCTAGCGTCTGGGCGTCCAGGTCGTCGTCGATGAACTCCTCCCCCTGGATGATGTGCTGCGTGTCCTCGCTGTGGTTCACGGGGCTGGtcatctcctgctccttctcgtTGTGCATCTGGGCGTACACGTTGCGGCTGCCCGGCAGCTTCCTGAAAAACAGCGGAGGGTAGGCGTCCTCAGTCCTCAGCCAAggactgcgggggggggggggggggtgtttattCGTTTGGGGTATGAGAGGGACCGCTTGAAGAAGATACAATGCTGTATTAAATGCGAGTGCTGTTGTTCTGTAGAGGTTGCTGGGGTGgagtgcgtgagtgtgagtgcgtgtgcgtgtgcgtgcgtgtgtgtgtgcgtgtgtgtgtgtgtgtgtgtgtgtgtgtgtgtgagtgcgagtatgtgtgtgcatggtgggggggggtagggggtgagGTTACGTGCGGGGGCTGCGTCTGGCGTGTCCACCGTGAGAAAAAACATGCGGTTACACAGGTTACTGCACACAGGTATAGACACAACTGGTAAACATGTGTTACATCATGTGTCTTAAAAAAATGTTGGGAAAGTAGGACCGTTTAAGCCCGGGATTTGCGGGAACAATGATGTCAACGGTCCAACTTTTTCCGTGATCTTTCCACGGAAGTGGCGTTGATTTTTGCAGGCAGTGATTTCAAGCAGTGCGCCATTATGTTAGAAACTTGCCCAGTGTGAGCTTGAAACGCATCATGACTGTACAGGCCTCGGTCCTACAGAAGTACCACACACGTACCATGCACTACTCATATGAGGTCTACTGACTAGATACCTGTCTCTGTGCACCATGCTAACAGCTAGCCTGTCAGGTCATGGCTTGCTGAGGGgaagggtaacacacacaccttttgaaCTTGTACAGGATGAACGACCCTGAGGCCAGGAGGCTGATCAGCAGGACGACGGCCAGGGCCCAAACCCCCGGGCCCCCAGCGGCCCCGTGgtaacctacacacacacacatgtacacacacacacacacgcgcacagatgagcacacacgcacgcacacaattcAACCCCATGTCCCAGTTAGGCTCTGAAAGGGCCCACATTAGAATGATTGTATGATATAATCCCTTCACTAGCAGTTCTCAAATAGGACAATACACAAACATAGAGAAAGAAATAGAATAACCGGAAAGGAAGGTACATTTAAAAAGACACACTTATGTGAAGAATAAGTTGATTAGAAGCTTTTTTGTACGTAGAAGTGTAAACAGGAATTAGTTCATtttcacaaatacacaaacatacacacgcagtgTGAAAAATAAATCAGGAGTTGCATCAATGCACAGCGTGGATTACAAAGTGAAAGAGAAACGGGAAATATTCCCCAATCGATTTTTGGAAATCCATACATTTGCTGTAAAGAGTCAAGCGAGCACTAGGAACCATTCCAGACAAATCCAAAAAGCTTGTTTTAATTTGGGAGGCTTCACATATAGCATCCTGGGGGCGAGTTCTCAGGCACGTATCGGGGAAGGGTAGTTAACACGCACGACGGGACATGGGAGCCGAGGCGGCAGGTGATTGGTTGAGGGAAATGGGGGCAGCGGGAGGGACAGGTCGGGGGGAGGTTAGGGACTCAGAGAGCGTAGGATGGAGGACGCAGAAGAGAGTTACACCAAGGCCGGCGTGGGAGAAGACAAACTGATAAAAAGGATGAACGCACCGTTCTCCGTCGTGGTGTCTGGTGACTCACTAGCAACTAGGCCGAGTCCTTGGAGATGGACCATGCAATTATCCATTTCAACAGAAAAAAATGGTTTGAACGCAAAttaaaacacaatacaaaacaaaGGAGATGTTCTTTCAAACAGGACATGAGGTACAGCGTTGGGGTGTGTGGCTGACGACGGGGGTGAATGTACCTGCGTTTGGGTCGGCCAGCATCACCAGAACCTTGACCCCTCCACGCACCACGAAGCTGACGTTGTTGTCGCTGAACGCCTGGATGATGGCTGGGATTCTCTGTTGGACAAAGTAGCGGTCAGTGTGGCTCAGAACACTGCTTTTTAAACTAGGTGGAGAAAAGCTAATCCCCCAAAAGAAGGAGGCGGTGAGCTTGCATTTGAGCTGATGTAGTGCGAGCTACAATCTGAGAGTTTGAGTGTTGATGTTTATTTAAAGTAACATTACAATAGTTTGGTGTGTGAATTGATCATGCACATgtctttgtgtgattgtgtgtgtgtctgtgtctgtgtctgtgtgtgtgtgtgtgtgtgtgtgtgtgtgtgtgtgtgtgtgtgtgtgtgtgtgtgtgtgtgcgcgcacgtgtatgtgtgtgtgtgtgtggttgcgactgtctgtgcgtgcgtgcgtgtttggtgtgtgtatgcgtgtgcttcTACCTTATCTACAAACACACTCTTGGTGACTGGCTTGCTCTCCAGCGGTACGATGTACAGGTTGGCCGTGGTGGGCAGTCCTGGCTTCACCATGGTGACCAGCGACTCCTCTGGGATGCCTGTGATCTGGGGTCAAAGGGGACATCTTTAGCATCATGTGACTCAATAGATGTGTGGAATTGTAGGAGTTTAATGTGGGTAATGTGTAGAGCAAGGTAAGGTATTTCACCAAACCACTCTGAATTTAACCTTAGTGCCTGCACAAAACCCAGATCATGAAAACACAATCTTTATTTCTATTTGCGCTTCTGTTATTGCGATGGTATACCTTGGTGAGCAGCTTGGTCACCACCTGGCCGATGTCCTCTCTCCACTCGGGGATGTTGGGGTTGAGGCCGTCCAGGTTGGGGCTGAAGCTCAGCGGGATGACCTGGAAGATGTCTGGCGGGGTcacagaaggggggaggggttaggtTTCACCTGAGTGGACGACAGAGACTAGCAACACAGAGGTTACATCTCTGTCTACAAAGGATCCACTCCGAGGGGTGTCGACTTGTATCAGCATCGTCTCATTCAATGCTTTTACgtttaaaaaaagtaaatttttattacatttattagtgTTTTTGGATTATTATCACATCATCAATAATATTTATGAATGTTTGACTGCACTTTTATAATTAGTTAttttaatgtacgcacttattgtatgttgtaggtccttgcacttaaaaatagtactttttTTTAGTagaatcttatcctagctatctttgttgtacacagggaattgtttgtgcttggcacttggttccatgaacatccttactgtactgacagcgatatattgttgtttctctttcttctactAATGTACTCATTGTTGGTCGCTgtggataaaagcctctgctaaatgccccaagtctaaatgtaaatgtaataatgCATAATTATATACATCATTTTTTATTGCTGAATTATTAAAACGGGTATGATTCATAGTAACTGCAATGCCAAAATCTatagtttgataaaaaaaaaaaaaaaaaaaattgaaaccacaacaaagcaaaataacaacaacccaagcagcccacatgtccctcgtcctcctcgtacCGTAGACCCTGACGCTCCGGGAGTCCTGCACCATGGAGCGGCCGTTGGAGGCCTGCACCGTCACGCTCACCTCCCCTGCCTCAGTGAACCACGTCAGGATGCTGCTCTCCAGGGAGAGCtggggctgggaggaggaggagggggaggaggagggggaggaggaggggaaggaggaagaggaggagggggaggaggaggagggggaggggtggaggggaagggggaagaggaggagggggaggaggaggagggggaggaagaggagggggaggaggggaagaaggagggggagatgggggagagggaggaggaggagggggagatagaggaggaagcggaggaggaggagaagaagatagaggaggaggaggaggagatagaggaggaggaggagaatgggatagaggaggaggaagaggatgagaagatggaggaggaggaggaggaggaggaggagataaaagaggaggagatggcggaggaggaggaggatcagagGAACGTTGCATATATCTTTTTAAATTCAACCGTTACTTCTTTACAACGGAGAAaatatttaattgacatttgagaATCTGAGAAATTGGAAAATTACAACAATGAATTGAGGAGGTAGCTTATCAGCTTCTGGTTAGCCTAGCAAAGCCACAAGACAATTTGAAACCAATCACCAAGGCTGACACACTCTAACCCCTCTCCCCCGTACCTGGAGGCTGTCTCCGATCCACCAGTAGAAGACGGTGAGGTTGGCCTCGACCGGGAGCACCGTGGCCGTGAGGTTGACCTGCTGGTTCCTCCCGGCGATCGGACCCACTTCCAGGTGCACTTCCTGTAGAGGGGCTGGAGACAAGAAAGCATCCAAATGTGTAAAGGAGGCGGCTGTGGCGGACATCCAGAAGTCATCGAGCTGTGGTCTTAGAGCCGTGTGTTAGTGCTTGGAAcgcggttctatgaacatccttattgtaccgacggcgatatattctttctctttcttcggacAAACGTAGAGTAGAACGCACAGCCGAAACATTGCCCTTCTGTAAGAAGCACTAAGCCGTGTTAAACGGGGGACTGACCTATGACCTGGATGTACATGGTGGCGCTGGCGTGGCCGGCCGTGTTCTCGGCCTTCACGGCCACCCGGTAGACGCCGGGGGCCTCGTAGCGGTGCTGGATGGGCTCGTCCGTCACCGTCAGGTTCTGGTAGATGGTCCGCACGCCGTCGCCCAGGTCCACCTGGTAGCGCGTGCTGCTGGTGTCGCCCTGACgccacacacaggagacactttgTGTTCTAAGGTTGTTCCTTGTACATTGTATTTAGCGTAGGGTTATGCCAAAGTCAAATAGAAGACAGTGGCAGAGGATCGGCGGCCTTAGGAGTGTAGAGGCAGGTTAGACATTACAATTTGGCGAAAATATTACTTTATTTTGACTTGACTTGCCACTACGTGGTGTTATCAACGCCATTGAAAGTGCAGGTTATAATATGGAGTAACAATTATATTATTACTGCCAAgaatactagtactactaccactactatcaGTACAATAAATACTACACTCTGACTACCACATTTTTCGAAAGAGATTCACCAAAGCGTTCCAATGCCTACAGTTAAGTATCGGAGCTATGCTGGAGTTAAAGTATGCGTAGCAAAGTCCATTaccacactccacctaggtggctcccacactccacctaggtgacttTTCTGAGCTCCAAACACAGAGGACAcaagtcctttttccatcaaaaagatAATGCGCTTTAAAATGATGCGCATCAAAAGTTTAGTGCAacatatgtgatggaaaaagggttatatcgctctaacgccgattttgtcgcactaagttaattcgctctgcagaggtggttttgggaaagttctagcgacataaaagtaatggaaaacggctgaagcgatatagaatgtcgcgcatgcgcattgttgatggaaaatcatctagcgggtcagaaaaatgcgcttcaacacggggcattgtgacacaattttaattcgctataatcattctgtcgatggaaaaccgtttaggcgcttcttatgtcgctacaaattaattcgctttaagagttaattcgcttgaaaatctgatggaaaaaggactacagggtggtggtgtcataATCCGGTTTAGGCAAAGGATGACAATGAAGATGGCAAGGGTTCCGCTCCACTGCAATCCAAAAGATGGCCTGAGCGTGTTTAACCTGTCGtccatcaaacacacacctgttcctGGTGGACGATGAAGGTGATGTCATCACCGGGCGCCACGGCCAACATCTGCCCCTTGATGCCCACCTGCAGGCCCCTGGGCGGCAGCAGAGGGCAGGCATGCTGCTTGGCACTCTGCTGCTTGTTCACACCGCCCTCGCACACGTTGGAGATCATCTTTCGGTACCTGCGGCGCAGCACACGGGCCGTACCAATGGTAGAGCATGAGGGGTGTTGGACCGTCCTGATGTTACTgttactgatgtgtgtgtgtgtgtgtgtgtgtgtgtgtgtgtgtgtgtgtgtatgtacactcACCCGGTGCTGGACTCGTAGCTCTGTCCCAGGTGGCAGGTGTCGGGCGGGGCGTCGGGGTCGTGCCAGAAGTCCGCAAAACATCGACTGCCATCGGCCTTCAGAACCTGGGAGCGCTCGAATCCATAGtcactacacacaaacagacacacgcacacaggcgcacagacacacagacagacacacatacacaggcacacacatacacgcaaacacagacacacacacacacacacatgcaaacacacgttTAAACATATAAACTTTGATTGAAGAAATTATTAAAGGAATATAAGCCACGCCTATTGGGGGGCTGCTCCTTGCATGAAGGTCAGAGAGAGGTCCGAGGTGGGACTGACCAGTTGAAGTCCCTCTCTGTGCAGCCGCACGGCTTGCTAGTCAGTGCGGAGGTGTAGCTCTTCCCTTTTATACAGAAGGCGCCCTCCCGCCGCCTCCGGAACGACCGCTCCTGTCCCATGATGCACTTGTCCCCCTGGCAGCCGACCAATGAGCGGCGAGGAAGGAAGAAAGTGATCGTGTGTTTAGTCACGCGTGCTGGAGTCGCCATGAACGCGTTTACATTGAGCGCAATATTCAGTCTATCGAGCTTGGTCTGGATCATTTGTTTGAGGGGGGTTTACTCAGGCTGCCGGGGCAACATTTCCATGTCATGTTCGTGATCACATGCGGGTCTATTTGATAAGTAAAGGCGCCTCAATAAGTGTTGTGACTTACGAAATGCTCGCTTTGCATTTCTAAAATGTCCTTGAATAATAGGTTATTGAAACTGTGATTGCATACAGAGCCTGTCTCGATGCAAGTCCCTCTGAGAACATGTTTTCGTGAAGGGTAATGCGAGGAGAAATACTGCTCATGTCTCTGGTGTTGTCTGAACAGGGCGAGCGCCACAGTGCTCTATTCTGTGTAGGAATAGTTGTTGTGTCGCAGAATGTAACTGGATATTGGAAGAGGTGAGAatgtaaacgtgtgtgtttggttcctACTGCATTCGTGTATTTGTGGTATGTACGTATAGCTTAACCGCTTAATATTATGGCGCAATCCTGACAAAGGAatgcaaacattaaaaaaacgaaataattaataaaataaactaGATATGGCTAGTTAAAAGGGTTAGATGTGTTCATTATAGGGTTAAATACAATACTGTACACCCAAACATATCCTTtcaatggtttgtgtgtgtgtgtgtgtgcatgtgtgcatgcatgtgtgtgtgagtgagtgagtgtatgcgtgcatgtgtgtgtgagtgagtgagtgagtgagtgtatgggtgcgtgcgtgcgtgtgtgtgtgcgtgtctgcgtgtgtgcgtgcttgttgcTACCTGCAGGTCTGTTAGTGTCCAGGGGTCGTAGTCCTCTTCTGTACACTGCCGGGAGAAAGACTGCCTGAAGTCCACCTTTACCAGCTCCCAGTCCGACCTGTAGCTGATGTGGCCAaacacactgcagacacacacacacacacacacacgcacacacacacacacggttaaacTTGACATTCATCCAACTTTGTGTGCAATAGGCTACATTTATattcctcctctgtctgtctgattgcAGAAGTAGATAACTGCTGACCCCTTGATCCgatcccttcctccctccctcaggccTTCTCGAGCgtcatgaacatccttactgtacagacagccatatattgttgtttctcttctgacaattgtacttattgtaagtcgctttggataaattcGTCTGCTAAAtatcctaaatgtaaatgtagataaACCTCAATCTACATTTCTATCCTCTAGCTTAAGCTATTAATCCTGTTGCATCCAACTTTAAGCCTAGTCAAATAATAACCAGCGTTATATTTAAACCATTCAATGCTCCAAAATAGATAATGCTAGGTAAATTTATGCTCCCAATTACACTTCAAACGACTTTGTTGTCATTGCCATGGTAACTTCCTATCAGAAACTCGAATCCTCAAGTATTGATCAGCCCGTAAtgctttctgattggctgattggtACGCTAATGAATCAGGTTTCATACCAACCCTGCTGACTGGCCTGGCAATTAAAAGTCAAATGTGTTTCCTCTTCTATGGGCTTTTCCTGTATGctcacttaaaggcacccagtgcaactttatgtaaacattcaatgaaaaataaacattcaatttctagtcttttttacacgtagtaagtttcaataactccataccattacatatcgacattcaaggagcaaagatgagacgtcgttgtgtggtgagaactgatagaaaatcgtaaacaacaacaatcgccggtggggagaagccatttttccattgactggaagcctgctttatttattgtaggttacaaaaaataaagaaaatggcggcataaataaagaaaattgttgttgttatcgattttgtatcagttctcaccacacaacgacgtctcatcttt contains:
- the sorcs2 gene encoding LOW QUALITY PROTEIN: VPS10 domain-containing receptor SorCS2 (The sequence of the model RefSeq protein was modified relative to this genomic sequence to represent the inferred CDS: inserted 2 bases in 2 codons), which codes for MEVVLVSSSINERDQMLFISADEGSSFQRQPVSFTPDMLLFHPKEEDKLLAYCKEGRLYVSTDLGRKWILLQERVTKDKIFWSVSGVDVDPDLVHMEMQDSSGGYLYVTCLIQNCSDKMVTAQFLGKIDHNSLLVQDDYIFVKVTSGNRTKHYVSHRRTEFVQMRFPKYALPKDLHIVSTDESQVFVALXEWYQTDTYNLYQSDLQGVYYSVVLEXVRSTKQPEESVLVDVLEVRGIKGVFLANQKIDGKVRTLITYNKGRDWDHLAPPIKDMNGRAVSCKACEIHLMFILLLLLPLPPPLPPPPPPLPPHLPHPPPPPLPQPPLPPPPPLPPPPPPPPLPPHPPPSTSSLLLTTVIGSFPPRFSIDEGQTWSVHNFTSTSVFVDGLLSEPGDETLVMTVFGHISYRSDWELVKVDFRQSFSRQCTEEDYDPWTLTDLQGDKCIMGQERSFRRRREGAFCIKGKSYTSALTSKPCGCTERDFNCDYGFERSQVLKADGSRCFADFWHDPDAPPDTCHLGQSYESSTGYRKMISNVCEGGVNKQQSAKQHACPLLPPRGLQVGIKGQMLAVAPGDDITFIVHQEQGDTSSTRYQVDLGDGVRTIYQNLTVTDEPIQHRYEAPGVYRVAVKAENTAGHASATMYIQVIAPLQEVHLEVGPIAGRNQQVNLTATVLPVEANLTVFYWWIGDSLQPQLSLESSILTWFTEAGEVSVTVQASNGRSMVQDSRSVRVYDIFQVIPLSFSPNLDGLNPNIPEWREDIGQVVTKLLTKITGIPEESLVTMVKPGLPTTANLYIVPLESKPVTKSVFVDKRIPAIIQAFSDNNVSFVVRGGVKVLVMLADPNAGLGLVASESPDTTTENGYHGAAGGPGVWALAVVLLISLLASGSFILYKFKSPWLRTEDAYPPLFFRKLPGSRNVYAQMHNEKEQEMTSPVNHSEDTQHIIQGEEFIDDDLDAQTLGNHSGVVLSVNSRELHSYLTS